Proteins found in one Brachypodium distachyon strain Bd21 chromosome 5, Brachypodium_distachyon_v3.0, whole genome shotgun sequence genomic segment:
- the LOC100823734 gene encoding putative pentatricopeptide repeat-containing protein At1g09680 gives MRRALRPRQHPPPPSSLPWYAPPPQPPPSHSPSTTEADPLIVAASEVALALPVHPAPLPATAPPPLLRLLPAFTSGHFLSLLRRNPLSLPPLPILSLFRLLLLASPPGLFRHTPSSFLSMSHHLLVHRLPHLARPLLRLLASRLGRSSAPRLLPDLLPAASPGDPAPLVSELAAAYADEGLLPDACSLVLLALRRGISLPAPVCSGLMSRLPSTPEAYTFYLQLLDAGMAPETRLFNVLMRDFVRLGELVSARKVFDEMRRSVQPTVVTFNTLISGMCRARDLDAVDGLYKEMSDVGVKPDVYTYGALIKGFCRTGRMENAVKMFNEMRDTGVNPNAVVFTTLIDAHCKEGNVNAGMDLYQDMRVRGVMPDLVAYNALVNGLCRARNLKAAESIVEEMKNAGLKPDKVTYTTLIDGCCKDGKLDMAMDIKQKMAEKEVSLDEVTYTALISGLSKAGRPVDAERVLREMMEAALEPDNTTYTMVIDAFCRKGDVKTGFKLLKEMQNKGKKPGVVTYNVIMNGLCKLGQMKNADMLLHAMLNIGVSPDDITYNILLDGQCKHGKVANSEELESSKGMVPDFAVYTSLISELAKKKPAKNYHDR, from the coding sequence ATGCGGAGAGCCCTCCGCCCTCGGCAGCACCCCCCGCCACCCTCCTCTCTCCCATGGTACgccccaccgccgcagccgccgccgtcgcactCGCCGTCCACGACCGAGGCCGACCCCCTGATCGTCGCCGCCTCCGAAGTCGCCCTCGCTCTGCCGGTCCACCCCGCCCCGCTCCCGGCCACCGCTCCAccgccgctcctccgcctgctccCGGCTTTCACCTCCGGCcacttcctctccctcctccgccgcaacCCGCTCTCCCTCCCGCCGCTCCCGATCCTCTCCCTattccgcctcctcctcctcgcctcccctCCCGGCCTCTTCCGGCAcacgccctcctccttcctctccatgtcccaccacctcctcgtccaccgcctcccgcacctcgcccgcccgctcctccgcctcctggCCTCCCGGCTCGGCCGCTCCTCCGCGCCGCGCCTTCTCCCAgacctcctccccgccgcctcccccggcgACCCCGCCCCTCTCGTGTCGGAGCTCGCCGCGGCATACGCCGACGAGGGCCTCCTGCCCGACGCGTGCtccctcgtcctcctcgccctccgccgcggcATCTCCCTACCGGCACCCGTGTGCTCCGGCCTCATGAGCCGGCTCCCGAGTACTCCCGAAGCATACACCTTCTACCTGCAGCTGCTTGACGCGGGCATGGCCCCGGAGACCAGACTGTTCAACGTGCTGATGCGAGATTTTGTTAGACTCGGGGAGCTTGTGAGTGCACGcaaggtgttcgacgaaatgcgGAGGAGCGTGCAGCCGACAGTGGTCACCTTCAACACCTTGATTTCAGGCATGTGTAGGGCACGTGATCTGGACGCTGTAGATGGTCTGTATAAGGAAATGTCGGATGTGGGCGTCAAACCGGACGTCTATACTTATGGTGCTCTGATAAAGGGTTTCTGCAGGACAGGGAGGATGGAGAACGCGGTAAAGATGTTTAATGAAATGCGTGATACAGGCGTGAACCCCAACGCCGTTGTGTTCACAACGTTGATAGATGCACATTGCAAGGAGGGGAATGTGAATGCTGGGATGGACTTGTACCAGGATATGAGAGTAAGAGGCGTCATGCCAGATTTGGTGGCATACAACGCACTGGTGAACGGGCTTTGTCGGGCGAGAAATTTGAAGGCTGCTGAAAGCATCGTGGAAGAGATGAAGAATGCGGGTCTCAAGCCGGATAAGGTGACTTACACTACCCTCATTGATGGTTGTTGCAAGGACGGCAAACTAGACATGGCAATGGATATTAAACAGAAGATGGCAGAAAAGGAGGTTTCATTGGATGAGGTGACATATACAGCGCTCATCTCGGGGCTGAGCAAAGCAGGACGGCCAGTCGATGCTGAGAGGGTTCTGCGTGAGATGATGGAAGCTGCTTTGGAGCCTGACAACACGACCTACACAATGGTGATTGATGCCTTCTGTAGAAAAGGTGACGTGAAGACAGGCTTCAAACTACTGAAGGAGATGCAGAACAAGGGTAAAAAACCGGGAGTTGTGACATATAATGTGATTATGAATGGGCTCTGCAAGCTGGGGCAGATGAAGAATGCTGACATGCTTCTGCATGCAATGCTTAATATAGGTGTGTCCCCAGATGATATCACATACAACATTCTTCTGGATGGGCAATGCAAGCATGGAAAAGTTGCCAATTCTGAAGAACTGGAGAGTTCAAAAGGAATGGTGCCAGATTTTGCTGTCTATACTTCACTAATCAGCGAACTCGCCAAGAAGAAGCCAGCTAAGAACTACCACGATAGATAA
- the LOC100825674 gene encoding vacuolar iron transporter 1.1 — protein sequence MDGDVEQPMLAKGPPSHRERHFTAGEVVRDVIMGVSDGLTVPFALAAGLSGASAPSSLVLTAGLAEVAAGAISMGLGGYLAAKSEADHYKREMKREQEEIIAVPETEAAEIGDIMAEYGLEPHEYGPVVEGLRRNPQAWLEFMMRFELGLEKPDPRRALQSAFTIALSYVIGGLVPLLPYMFISTVQDAMLTSVVVTLLALLVFGYIKGRFTGSRPFLSAIQTTIIGAVASAAAYGMAKAVQAR from the exons ATGGACGGCGACGTGGAGCAGCCGATGCTGGCCAAGGGCCCGCCGAGCCACCGCGAGCGGCACTTCACGGCGGGGGAGGTGGTGCGCGACGTCATCATGGGCGTCTCCGACGGCCTCACCGTGCCCTTCGCCCTCGCCGCGGGCCTCTCCGGCGCCAGCGCGCCGTCCTCGCTCGTCCTCACCGCCGGCCTCGCcgaggtcgccgccggtgccatCTCCATGGGCCTTGGAGG GTACCTGGCGGCCAAAAGCGAGGCAGATCATTACAAGCGGGAGATGAAGAGGGAGCAGGAGGAGATCATTGCCGTCCCAGAAACCG AGGCTGCTGAGATTGGAGATATCATGGCAGAGTATGGGCTTGAACCGCATGAGTATGGACCTGTCGTGGAGGGCCTCAGAAGGAACCCACAAGCTTGGCTCGAGTTCATGATGAG GTTTGAACTCGGATTGGAGAAGCCGGACCCTAGAAGAGCTTTGCAGAGTGCTTTCACAATAGCGCTATCTTATGTCATCGGTGGATTGGTCCCTCTCCTGCCCTACATGTTCATCTCCACAGTCCAGGACGCCATGCTCACATCAGTCGTAGTCACACTTCTTGCGCTCCTCGTCTTTGGGTACATAAAGGGTCGCTTTACTGGAAGCCGCCCGTTCCTTAGCGCTATACAGACTACTATAATTGGTGCTGTTGCTTCTGCTGCAGCATATGGAATGGCGAAGGCTGTGCAAGCTAGATAG
- the LOC100825988 gene encoding anthranilate synthase beta subunit 1, chloroplastic has protein sequence MACSQLAAASSPAATASALRSRATSPTVSFARIPATLRPGSGGLVISSRRAAASVVVAAGPAAAAPVSDLDGRPATVKRPIIVIDNYDSFTYNLCQYMGELGLNFEVYRNDELTVEDVKRMNPRGILISPGPGEPQDSGISLQTVLELGPTIPIFGVCMGLQCMGEAFGGKIVRVPSGVMHGKSSPVYYDEELGKAIFDGLANPFTAARYHSLVIEKESFPHDALEITAWTEDGLVMAARHKKYKHIQGVQFHPESIITPEGKRIIQNFARYVEEFEKESSKGN, from the exons aTGGCCTGCTCCcaactcgccgccgcctcttcaccggcggccaccgcctccgcgTTGCGTTCCCGGGCGACATCCCCCACGGTTTCCTTCGCGCGCATCCCGGCGACCCTCC GTCCTGGGAGCGGTGGATTGGTCATCAGTAgcaggagggcggcggcgtcggtggTCGTGGCCGCCGGaccggctgcggcggcgccggtgtcTGACCTGGACGGACGCCCGGCCACGGTGAAGCGGCCCATCATCGTCATTGATAACTACGACAGCTTTACCTACAACTTGTGCCAG TATATGGGGGAGCTTGGATTAAATTTTGAGGTGTACCGTAATGACGAACTTACCGTGGAGGATGTAAAGAG GATGAACCCAAGAGGAATACTTATTTCTCCAGGACCTG GTGAACCACAAGATTCAGGTATATCATTGCAGACTGTTCTGGAACTCGGGCCAACCATCCCGATTTTTGGAGTTTGCATGGGTCTGCAGTGCATGGGAGAGGCTTTTGGAG GGAAGATTGTCCGCGTTCCTTCTGGTGTGATGCATGGAAAAAGCTCCCCAGTTTACTATGACGAAGAATTAGGAAAGGCCATATTTGATGGATTGGCAAA CCCTTTTACTGCTGCAAGATACCATAGTTTGGTCATTGAGAAGGAAAGCTTTCCACATGACGCCCTGGAAATCACGGCATGGACTGAAGATGGACTTGTCATGGCTGCTCGCCACAAGAAGTACAAGCATATCCAG GGGGTTCAATTCCACCCAGAGAGTATCATCACCCCTGAAGGCAAGAGAATCATCCAAAACTTCGCTAGATATGTGGAAGAGTTTGAGAAGGAGAGCTCCAAGGGTAACTAG